A single window of Sporosarcina sp. FSL W7-1349 DNA harbors:
- a CDS encoding long-chain-fatty-acid--CoA ligase translates to MSAKPWLDLYPPEISKTLEYEKVPIQDYLTRAGTKYSDKVAIHFLGKEITYKEFYESSLKFANYLKSIGIEKGDRVAIMLPNCPQSAIAYFGILYVGGIVVQTNPLYTERELEYQMKDSGAKVIISLDILFPRISKIRKNTELEHVVITGIKDYLPFPKNLIYPFIQKKEHGVQVKVEHRGMNHLFTEIMKTAKPEKISYPFDYDEDVALLQYTGGTTGPPKGVMLTHANLTSNVRMCDEWLYDCEEGKEVVMGIIPFFHVYGMTTVLVLTVMLSNKMVLIPKFDFESALKAIDKQKPTLFPGAPTIYIGLLNHPDIAKYDLSSIRACISGSAALPIEVQEKFERITGGKLVEGYGLTETSPVTHANFVWAKNRVKGSIGVPWPDTDVIILGPESTEPLPNGEIGEIAIKGPQVMKGYWNRPEDTEQTFRDGWLLTGDLGYMDDEGYFYVVDRKKDMIIASGFNIYPREIEEVLYEHQDVQECVVAGVPDPYRGETVKAYIVLKEGSSVTEKELDDYCRANLAAFKVPRIYEFRDELPKTAVGKILRRVLVDEEKKKAQTETLTS, encoded by the coding sequence TACAAAGAGTTTTACGAATCTTCCTTGAAATTCGCCAATTATTTAAAATCGATAGGGATCGAGAAGGGGGATCGGGTGGCGATCATGCTCCCGAATTGCCCTCAAAGCGCCATCGCTTATTTCGGCATTTTATACGTCGGTGGGATCGTCGTACAGACCAATCCGCTCTATACGGAACGGGAGCTGGAGTATCAGATGAAGGACTCGGGTGCTAAGGTCATCATCTCACTGGATATCCTTTTTCCTCGCATCTCGAAAATCCGAAAAAATACCGAGTTGGAGCATGTCGTCATCACCGGGATAAAAGACTATTTACCATTCCCGAAAAATTTAATCTACCCGTTCATTCAGAAAAAGGAGCATGGCGTCCAAGTGAAGGTGGAACATCGGGGAATGAACCATCTTTTCACGGAAATCATGAAAACAGCCAAACCCGAAAAAATAAGCTATCCTTTTGACTATGATGAAGATGTCGCCTTGCTGCAGTATACCGGTGGAACGACAGGCCCACCAAAAGGAGTCATGCTTACCCATGCCAACCTGACGTCAAACGTTAGGATGTGTGATGAATGGCTCTATGACTGCGAGGAAGGAAAAGAAGTGGTCATGGGAATCATCCCGTTCTTTCATGTGTACGGCATGACAACCGTATTGGTCTTGACCGTCATGCTGAGCAATAAAATGGTACTAATTCCTAAATTTGATTTCGAATCGGCATTGAAGGCGATCGATAAGCAGAAACCGACTCTCTTTCCAGGCGCACCGACCATCTACATCGGTTTGCTGAATCATCCCGATATCGCAAAATATGACCTTTCTTCCATCAGAGCTTGTATAAGCGGCTCGGCAGCATTGCCGATAGAGGTGCAGGAGAAGTTTGAACGGATTACAGGCGGAAAGCTTGTTGAAGGATATGGATTGACGGAAACGTCCCCGGTCACCCATGCTAATTTCGTCTGGGCGAAGAATCGGGTAAAAGGGTCGATCGGCGTCCCATGGCCAGATACGGATGTGATCATCTTAGGTCCGGAATCGACGGAACCGCTGCCAAATGGCGAAATCGGCGAGATTGCCATTAAAGGCCCTCAGGTGATGAAAGGATACTGGAATAGACCGGAAGATACGGAGCAAACTTTCCGGGATGGCTGGTTGTTGACAGGAGATCTCGGTTATATGGATGATGAAGGCTATTTCTACGTAGTCGACCGAAAAAAGGATATGATCATTGCCAGTGGTTTCAATATTTATCCGCGGGAAATCGAAGAAGTGCTTTATGAACACCAAGATGTCCAAGAATGTGTCGTAGCGGGCGTGCCTGATCCATATCGCGGGGAAACGGTCAAAGCATATATCGTGCTGAAAGAAGGAAGTTCGGTGACGGAAAAAGAATTAGATGACTATTGCCGGGCGAATCTTGCAGCCTTTAAAGTTCCAAGGATTTATGAATTCCGTGATGAATTGCCAAAGACAGCGGTCGGGAAAATCTTGCGAAGAGTGCTCGTCGATGAAGAGAAAAAGAAAGCTCAAACAGAAACGCTCACTTCATAA
- a CDS encoding TetR/AcrR family transcriptional regulator yields the protein MKRDKPKYKQIVDAAVIVIAENGYHQAQVSKIAKEAGVADGTIYLYFKNKEDILINVFREKMAIFISELEEILKRNHTVSELLYALIENHFRILHEDRHLAIVTQLELRQSNKELRTRINNVLREYLALLDQILKKGIENGELDADLDIRLARQMVFGTMDETLTTWVINDQKYDLLELSPKVHKIIMHGLNG from the coding sequence TTGAAAAGGGACAAGCCTAAATATAAACAAATAGTGGACGCTGCAGTTATCGTTATTGCGGAAAACGGATACCACCAGGCGCAGGTTTCGAAAATTGCGAAAGAGGCCGGTGTGGCGGACGGAACCATCTATCTTTATTTCAAAAACAAGGAAGATATCCTTATCAATGTATTCCGTGAGAAGATGGCGATTTTCATTAGCGAACTGGAAGAAATCCTGAAACGGAATCACACCGTATCGGAATTGTTATATGCGTTGATCGAAAACCATTTCCGGATTCTTCATGAAGACCGTCATTTGGCCATCGTCACCCAGCTGGAACTTCGACAATCGAACAAAGAATTGCGCACGCGCATCAATAACGTGTTAAGGGAGTATTTGGCGTTGCTTGATCAGATCTTGAAAAAAGGGATCGAAAATGGTGAGTTGGATGCCGACCTCGATATAAGGCTCGCCCGGCAGATGGTGTTTGGGACAATGGACGAAACGTTAACGACTTGGGTCATCAATGATCAGAAATATGATTTGTTGGAATTGTCACCAAAAGTACATAAAATAATCATGCATGGGCTGAATGGGTAA